The nucleotide window GCCGGCTGTTCGGCATCATCGAGAACGACACGCTGCTGGCGATCCCGTTCTTCACCTTCATGGGCCTGATCCTGGAACGCTCCGGGATGGCCGAGGACCTGCTCGACACCATCGGCCAGCTGTTCGGCCCGATCCGCGGCGGCCTGGCCTACGCGGTGATCTTCGTCGGCGCGCTGCTGGCGGCGACCACCGGCGTGGTGGCGGCCTCGGTGATCTCGATGGGGCTGATCTCGCTGCCGCTGATGCTCAAGTACAAGTACGACAAGCGGCTGGCGTCGGGCGTGATCGCGGCATCGGGCACGCTGGCGCAGATCATCCCGCCGTCGCTGGTGCTGATCGTGCTGGCCGACCAGCTCGGCCGCTCGGTGGGCGACATGTACAAGGGCGCGTTCGTGCCGGGCCTGGTGCTGACCGGCCTGTACATGCTCTACGTGCTGCTGGTCACGCTGATCAAGCCGGCCGCCGCGCCGGCGCTGCCGATCGAGGCGCGCACCTTCCGCGAGCCCAGCGGCAAGAGCGGCGCCGCTTCGGTGCTGGTGCTGACCGCGCTGGCGGTGGCGGTGGGCGTGGCGGTGGACATGCTGTACAAGCCCGAGGCCCCGCTGGACGAGCGCCTGGTGATCTCGGTGGGCGCGGCGATCCTGTTCGCCTTCGTGCTGGCGGTGATCAACAAGACGCTGAAGCTCGGGCTGCTGTCGCAGATGGCGGAGAAGGTCACGTTCGTGCTGATCCCACCGCTGGCGCTGATCTTCCTGGTGCTCGGCACCATCTTCATCGGCGTGGCCACGCCGACCGAGGGCGGCGGCATGGGCGCGCTCGGCGCCCTGATCCTGGCCATGGCCAAGCGCCGCCTCGACCTGGGCCTGACCCGGCAGGCCATGGAGGCCACGCTCAAGCTGTCGGCCTTCGTGATCTTCATCCTGATCGGCGCGCGCGTGTTCTCGCTGACGTTCTACGGCGTCGACGGCCATATCTGGGTCGAGCACCTGCTGACCGCGCTGCCTGGCGGGCAGACCGGCTTCCTGGTGGCGGTGAACGTGCTGTTCTTCCTGCTCGCGTTCTTCCTGGACTTCTTCGAACTGGCCTTTATCCTGGTGCCGCTGGTGGGGCCGGTGGCGGACAAGCTCGGCATCGACCTGATCTGGTTCGGCGTGCTGCTGGCGGTGAACATGCAGACCTCGTTCATGCACCCGCCGTTCGGCTTCTCGCTGTTCTATCTGCGCTCGGTCGCGCCGCGCGAGGTGAAGACCTCAGAGATCTACTGGGGCGCGGTGCCGTTCGTGGTGATCCAGCTGGTGATGGTGGCGCTGATCATCATCTTCCCCGGCCTGGTCAGCACCGGCACGCAGAAGGTCCAGGACCGCAGCATCACGCGCGACCTGAACATCGACCTGGAAGGCGGCAGTCCCAAGCCCGCCGCGCCCAGCCTGTCGGTGCCGGGCCCGGGTGCCGCGCCGGCCGAGTCCGGCTCGCTCCAGTTGCCGACCCAGCCTCCGGCGGAGAGCGAATCGGCCGCGCCGCAGTTCGAGTTCGAAAAGAAGTAGGACGCAGCCGGATCGCAGAGCTCCAGGCCCCGCAGCAATGCGGGGCTTTTTCATTGCGGCATGGCATGGCCCGCGCCGCCGGCAGCCAGGCATTGCACCAGGAAGTCGACGGTCGCCCGCACCGCCGGCAACTGCCCGCGCCGCGCCGGCAGCAGCAGCGTGGTGGTCACGCTGCCGGCGGTCCAGTGCGGCAGCACGCGCACCAGTTGCCCGGCCGCCAGCGCCGCGCGGCACAGCTCGTACGGCAGCGGCACGATACCCAGGCCCGCCTCGGCGGCGCCGAGCAGCACGGTCGATTCGTTCACGGTCATGCGGGGCGCCGGCGTGGCTTCGGCACGCGCACCCTGCGGCCCCCACAGCCGCCACGTGCCTGCGCTGGCCGCGGTCAGCAGCCCGTCGTGGCCGCACAGCTGCGCGGGCGATTCCGGCGTGCCGCGCCCAGCCAGGTAGCCGGGCGACGCCACCAGCACGATGTCCTCGACGGCAAGCTGCCGCTGCACCAGCCCGGAGTCCGGCAGCGGCGCGAAATGGCTGCGCACGGCGATATCGAAGCCTTCCTGCACCAGGTCGACCATCCGGTCCGATACCTCCAGCTGCACGTGCAGGCGCGGATAGGCGCGCGCCAGCGCCGGCAGGTGCGGCGCCAGGTAGCGCTGCGCGGTGGGCACCGCGGCCGTGATCCGCACCGTGCCGCTGGGCTCGGCCACGCGCCGCTGCACCGCCTCTTGCGCGGCCTCGGCTTCGATCAGCGCGGCGTGCGCGTGGTCGTAGAAGTCGCGGCCGGCATCGGTCAGCGTAAAGCTGCGTGAGCTGCGGTACAGCAGCCGCGCCTGCAGCGCCTGCTCCAGTTCGGCCACGCGCTTGCTGACCGTGGACTTGGGCACGCCCAGCGCCCGCCCCGCGGCGGCAAAGCCGCCATGTGTCACGGCGACGACGAAGAAGCGCAGGTCGTTGAGGTTGATCATGGCTGGCAAAGTCTATGTATGTGGACGATAGGTCGGATTTTTGCCTACTACTCACGCAAAGTCCATACATCTACAGTTCACCTGTGCCCGATCGGCGGGCCCTGACCGAATCCAGGAGAACTACCCATGTCTACCCCCACCCTCTTTTACGGCGTTCCCTCCGGCTGCTCGTTCGGCTCGATCGTGGCGCTGGAATGGCTTGGCCAGCCCTATCGCCTGAGCCGCATCGACATGCCCGAAGTGGTGACCAGCGCTGCCTACCGCCAGATCAACCCGGTCGGCGAAACCCCGACGCTGATGGACGCCCAGGGCAATTTCGTCAGCGAAAGCATGGCGATCCTGAACCACATCGGCGCGCGCGGCATCGAGCGAAAAATTGGCTTTGCCCAGGGCACGCGCGATTTCGACCGGCTCAACCAGCAACTGGCCTACCTCAACACCAGCTACTTCGGCGCCTTTGCCCCGCTCTGGCACGCGCTGGAGGGCGTGGACGAGGCCGACCGCCCGGCGCTGGTCCGCTACGGCACGGAGCAAGTCCGCCATGTGCACCAGGAACTCGAAGCCATGCTGGGCGCGCAGCCGTGGCTGCTGGGTGACCACCGCACCGTGGCCGACGCCTACTTCAGCGGCATCGCGCGCTGGTCGAAGTACCACAAGGTGCTGAACCTCGAGGACTTCCCGAACCTGCAGCGCCTTTACAACCAGCTCGAAGCCGATCCGGCGGTGCGCTTTGCCCACGCCATCGAGCGGCAAGCGCCGGCGCAAAGCTCGGGCGGCTTCCAGGGGCACGTTGCGCTGGCAGACGTGCTGGCGCTGCGCTGACGCGCCAGCGCAGCGGCGTCGCGGCGAGGCAACCTGCGCAATTGCGAATCGGCTCATCGACCAGCGGGCCGGCACGGCCCAGACTGTTTCCTGCATTCAGCCCATGAACAGGAGAACGTCATGCCGAACACCCATTGCGCGGGGCGCCCCGCGACCCCGATCTACTGCCTGCCATCGATACGTGACTGCCGTAGTGATAACAATGCTATCATCACTCCATCCAACGGTGAGGAGTTCAAGATGGCAACCCTACTGGTTCGTGGCATCGATGAAGCACTGGTCCAGCGCCTGCGCGAGCAGGCCGCCGCCAACGGCCGCAGCGCCGAGGCCGAACACCGCGCCATCCTGGCGCAGGCGCTGGGCGGCACGGCCCGGCGCAGCTTTGCCGAAGTCCTGGCCGGCATGCCGGACGTCGGCCAGGACGCCGACTTCGAACGCATCCAGGATACGGGCGAGGCGCCGCGTGTATTTGATTGATACCAACGTCATCAGCGAGACCCGCAAGCGGGAGCGCGCCAACCCCGGCGTCCGTGCATTCTTCCGGGAGGCGGCGCGCGAAGGGGCCGCGCTCTACCTGTCGGCGCTGACCGTGGGCGAACTCCAGCGCGGCGTGGCACTGATCCGCCATCGCGGCGACGCGGTGCAGGCGGCGCTGCTGGAGCGCTGGCTGGCCAATGTGCTGGAGGATTTCGGCCGGCAGGTGCTGCCGGTCGATGCCGAGGTCGCGCAGGTGTGGGGCCAGCTGCGCGCCGGACGGCCGGAGCACGCGCTGGACAAGTTCATCGCCGCCACCGCGCTGATCCACCGCCTCACCGTTGTCACCCGCAATGTCGCAGACTTCCGCGGCACGGGTGCGATGGTGATGAATCCGTTCAGCTAGGACAAAAAGAAAGGGCCCCGCCGTGGCGGGGCCCCTTATGCATCGGCAAAGCCGGCCGGCGCTCAGGCGCCCTGCTTCACGCAGTCGACGAAGTACGCCTTCTTGCCGTCGACCTCGTCCTCGACCAGCCCGTGGATATCGGTCTCGAAGCCGGGGAACAGCTTGTTGAACTCGCGCGCGAACTTCAGGTATTGCACGATGGTGCGGTTGAAGCGCTCGCCCGGGATCAGCAGCGGGATGCCCGGCGGGTACGGCGTCAGCAGGATGGCGGTGACACGGCCTTCCAGGTCGTCGACCGGCACGCGCTCGATCTCGCGGTGCGCCATCATGGCCCACGCGTCCGACGGCTTCATCGCCGGTTCCATGTCCGACAGGTACATCTCGGTGGTTACGCGCGCCACGTCGTTGGCCTTGTACACGCTGTGGATCGCATCGCACAGGTCACGCAGGCCCATGCGTTCGTACTGCGGATACTTGGCGACGAATTCCGGCAGCACGCGCCACAGCGGCTGGTTCTGGTCGTAGTCGTCCTTGAACTGCTGCAGCTCGGTCACCAGCGAGTTCCAGCGGCCCTTGGTGATGCCGATGGTGAACATGATGAAGAACGAGTACAGCCCGGTCTTCTCGATGATGATGCCGTGCTCGGCCAGGTACTTGGTGACGATGGCCGCGGGGATGCCGCGCTCGCTGAACTCGCCGTCGACGTCCAGGCCCGGGGTGATGATGGTGGCCTTGATCGGGTCGAGCAGGTTGAAGCCGTCGGCGAGGTCGCCGAAGCCGTGCCAGCGCTCGTTGGCCTTCAGCATCCATTCTTCGCGGTCGCCGATGCCGTCTTCGATCAGCGCGTCCGGGCCCCACACCTTGAACCACCAGTCGCCGTTGTTGCCGGCCTCGTAGTCGCCCTCGACCTTGCGCATGGCGCGGCGGAAGTCCAGCGCTTCCTGGATGCTCTCTTCCACCAGCGCGGTCCCGCCCGGCGCTTCCATCATCGCCGCGGCCACGTCGCACGAGGCGATGATCGAGTACTGCGGGCTGGTCGAGGTGTGCATCAGGTACGCTTCATTGAAGCGGTAGCGGTCCAGCTTGCGCGTCTCGGAATCCTGCACCAGGATCTGCGACGCCTGCGATAGCCCGGCCAGCAGCTTGTGCGTCGACTGCGTGGCGAACACCAGCGCGTCCTTGCTGCGCGGGCGGTCCTTGCCGATCGCGTGCATGTTGCGATAGAAGTCGTGGAACGCCGCGTGCGGCAGCCAGGCTTCGTCGAAGTGCAGCGTGTCGATCTCGGCCGCCAGCATTTCCTTGATCTGCTCGGCGTTGTACAGCACGCCGTCGTAGGTGCCCTGGGTGATGGTCAGGATGCGCGGCTTCTGGTTCTTGGCCTTGCTGGCGAACGGGTGGTTGGCGATCTTCCTCTTGATCGTCTGCGGATCGAACTCGCTCTTCGGGATCGGGCCGATGATGCCGTAGTGGTTGCGCGTCGGCATCAGGAACACCGGGATCGCGCCCGTCATCATGATCGCGTGCAGGATCGACTTGTGGCAGTTGCGGTCCACCACCACGATATCGCCCGGCGCCACGTTGGCATGCCACACCATCTTGTTCGAGGTGGAGGTGCCGTTGGTGACGAAATACATGTGGTCGGAGTTGAAGATGCGCGCGGCATTGCGCTCCGACGCGGCCACCGGCCCGGTATGGTCCAGCAGCTGGCCCAGTTCGTCGACGGCATTGCAGACGTCGGCGCGCAGCATGTTCTCGCCGAAGAACTGGTGGAACACCTGGCCGACCGGGCTCTTCAGGAACGCCACCCCGCCCGAGTGCCCCGGGCAGTGCCACGAATACGAGCTGTCCTGCGCGTAGTCGATCAGCGCCTTGAAGAACGGCGGCGCCAGCGTGTCCAGGTAGACCTTGGCTTCGCGGATGATGTGGCGCGCCACGAACTCGGGCGTGTCCTCGAACATATGGATGAAGCCGTGCAGCTCGCGCAGGATATCGTTGGGGATATGGCGCGAGGTGCGGGTCTCGCCGTACAGGAAGATCGGCAGGTCGGAGTTGCGGCGGCGCACCTCGGTGACGAAGGCGCGCAGCTTCTCGATCGCGGCGGCCTCGAGCTCCTCGCTGTCGCTGGCGAACTCGTCGTCGTCGATCGACACGATAAAGGTCGATGCCCGGCTGGACTGCTGGGCGAACGAGGTCAGGTCGCCATAGCTGGTCAGCCCCATGACTTCCATGCCCTCTTTCTCGATCGCCTCGGCCAGCGCGCGGATGCCGGAGCCGGAGATGTTCTCGGAGCGGAAGTCTTCGTCAATGATGATGACGGGGAAGCGGAATTTCATCGGGCATCCTTGATGGAAAGCAGGACATAAAGGACTTGAGCCACATGGCCCGCAGGGGTTCCCTGCGACGGCGGCATGTGGCTCTCACGTCAGGTTTGGCGGCCCTGGCAGGCTCGCCGTGCCGGCAAACGCCGGATTGTAATGCGCTCAGGTCTTCGGCAGTGTGACACCGTGCTGGCCCTGGTACTTGCCGCCCCGGTCGGCGTACGAGGTCTCGCAGATCTCGTCGCTTTCGAAAAACAATACCTGGGCGCAGCCCTCGCCGGCGTAGATCTTGGCCGGCAGCGGCGTGGTGTTCGAAAACTCCAGCGTCACATAGCCTTCCCATTCCGGCTCGAATGGCGTCACGTTGACGATGATGCCGCAGCGGGCGTAGGTGCTCTTGCCCAGGCAGATGGTCAGCACGCTGCGCGGGATGCGGAAGTATTCCATCGTGCGCGCCAGCGCGAACGAATTGGGCGGGATGATGCAGACCTCGCCCTTGAAGTCGACGAATGACTTCTCGTCGAAGTTCTTCGGGTCGACGATGGTGCTGTTGATATTGGTGAAGATCTTGAATTCGTCGGCGCAGCGGATGTCGTAGCCGTAGCTCGAGGTGCCGTACGACACGATCTTGCGGCCGTCGGCCTCCCGGACCTGGCCTGGCTCGAACGGCTCGATCATGCCGTGCTGCTCCGCCATGCGGCGGATCCATTTGTCAGATTTGATGCTCATAAGGTTGGGAGGATAGACGGCTCGGAGTGCGCCGCATTGTACAACCAATCGACGCGCGCCCCTCAAGCGCGGAACGGCCACTCAAGTGGCCGCTACGCCACTACATCTTCGGGCAGTCGGTGGCGGAAGCGCTCGCGCCCGGTATAGAGCAGGAAATGCTTGCCGGTGCAGCGCGCAAACAGCGTCAGGTTGACGCGCCGCGCCATCTGGTAGCCCATCTGCGTCACGCCCGAGCGCGACAGCAGGAACGGGATGCCCATCTGCGCGCCCTTGATCACCATTTCGGAAGTCAGGCGCCCGGTGGTGTAGAAAATCTTGTCGCCGCCGCCCATCCCTTCCAGCCACATGCGCCCGGCAATGGCATCGACGGCATTGTGGCGGCCGACGTCCTCGACGAACATCAGCAGCTCGGTGCCCTGGAACAGCGCGCAGCCATGCACCGACCCGGCCTGCTTGTACACCGACTGCTGCAGCCGGATGGTGTCGATGATGCCGTACAGGGTGTCCTGATCGAGCGTGGCGCCGGCCGGCAGCCGGATGCTGTCGACCTCGTCCAGCAGCGAGCCGAACACCGTGCCCTGGCCGCAGCCCGTGGTGACCACGCGGCGCGCGGTGCGCTCTTCGATGCGGTCGACGCCGGTGCGGGTGGTCACGGCGGCCGATTCGGTTTCCCAGTCGACCTGCACCGCGGCGATGTCCTCGATCGATTCGACCAGGCGCTGGTTGCGCAGGTAGCCCAGCACCAGGTGCTCGGGCGCGCCGCCCAGCGTCATCAGCGTGACCAGTTCGCGCTTGTCGAGATAGACCGTCAGCGGCCGCTCGCCCGGCAGGTAGGCCGCGCGCACGCGGCCTTGCTCGTCGACGACTTCAACCTCTTCGATCAGGGGAACGGCTGCCTGGGTAAGCTCGGGACGCAAGGTCATGTCGAGGGACTCGGGGCTGCGGGTGAAGCCCCGAGCGGCATGCAGGGGGCAGGAGTTACGGCGCCTTTGCGGACGATTGTACCGCGCCCGCTGCCGGCGCACCGGCGGTGCCGGCGATGGCCGGGGCCGCGGCAGTGGCCGCGAACGGTCCCGGATCGGCGCAGGCGGCGGTCTGCACCGGCTCGCGCGCCGCTTGCCCGTGGGCCTTGCGGTCGGCAAGGTAACGCGTGGCAACCTTGTCCTGGGCGCGGCACAGCTGGTAGGCCGCGACCTTGTCGGACCAGGCGGCGCGCGCCTTCGTTTCGGCGGCCCTGGCCTGCTGGGCTTCGGTCGGCGCGGGCAGCTTGGCCAGCGCGCCCGGGGCGAAGGCCGCGCCGGCAGCAGCGGCGGCTACGGCGATCAGCGTCAGGATGCGTGTCATCGTCAGACCTTCTTATTTGTCGTGGGGCCCGCTTCAGGCTTCACCGGGACTATGGCGCGCCGGCCGAGTCGCGGCGGCATCGGGGCTGGCCGAACGCTGGGCCGGGATCTTGCCGGACTTGATGTCGTCGTACCAGAGCTCGTGGTGCTCCCTGGCCCAGGCCTCGTCGACCCAGCCATCGCGCATGGCGCGATACGCGCCTTCCATGCCGATGGTGCCCATATAGATATGGCCGCACGCCATCGCAATCATCAGCACCGCCGAGATCCCGTGGATCACGTTGGCGATCTGCATGGTGGCGCGGTAGTAGTCCATGCCGGGCACGATCATGTCGAGCACCCAGCCCGATGCCGACAGCACCAGCCCGAACACGAACACGCCCACCCAGAACCACATCTTCTCGCCGGCGTTGAAGCGCCCGCTCGGCACGTGCTTGCCGGAGGCCAGCCCGCCCAGGCTGGTGACCCAGCGCACGTCGTCGCGGCTGGGCAGGTTGTCGCGCAGGAACACCACGAAGGCGACGATCACCGACAGCGTGAAGATCGGCCCGACCACGTTGTGCAGGTTCTTCAGGATGTAGCTGAGCCAGCCGAACAGCATATGGCCCATCAGCGGCAGCAGGAAATGCTTGCCCAGCAGCATCACGATGCCCGACACCGCCAGCACCACGAAGGAAATCGCCATGGTCCAGTGCACGATGCGCTCGAGCGGCGTAAAGCGCTCGATCATGCGGCCGGTCTTGGGCGTGCGCAGCGGGATGGTGCCGCGCCACAGGAAGAAGCCGAGGATCGCCACCGGCACGATCAGCAGCAGCCAGCCGCCCCAGACCGTGATGACGCCGTTGCGGAACAGCCGCCACGACTGGCCGGTGCGCTGGATCAGCACGCCGGCTTCCTTGTCGGGCAGGCTGCTGTAGTGGCGCTGGTCGGAATTGACCTCGCGCCACATCGGCGCATTGTTGCCCGGCTGCGTCACGCTGCGCTGCTGCTGCGACCTGGCCTCGGCGGCGATATCGCGCGGCGGGATGTTGAAGATGTTCTCGGACGCAATGCCGGCCAGCGGCTGCGCCGGATGCGTGGCCGGGTTGTTGGCGTCGGCGCTGGCCGAGGCGGTCGCCGGTCCCGTCGACGGTCCTGGCGCCGGGGCCGGCGCCTGCGCGGCGGCATGGCCGGCCACGGCCATCAGCGCCAGCGCTCCAGCGGCGAGCCAGCCACGCCAGCCTGCGGCGCGGCATCGATTGTGCGACGGCGTCATAGCCCCTCCTTCAGTTCCCGGATACCGGGAAGTCCCCACGGCGGCGCGCTCATTGCACCCGGGTGTACTCGTTCTGCAACTGGTTGCGCTGGCGGATCTGGTTGTCCCAGCTGGTGCGGTCGCCCGCGGTCCAGCCCTTGGCCACGAACGGATCGTCCGGCGCCCCCTGGAAGGCCTGGGCGTCGGCCTTGCGGTGCGACGGGCCGATGGTCTGCGGCTTTTCGCCGCACGCCGCCAGCAGCACGCCGCACAGCGACATCAGTGCAACGACGCGGATGCGATTCATGACGCTTTCCCTCCCGCAGGTGCTGTGGCTGCCGGCGGGGCCGGCGTCGGCGCGGCCGGCTGCGGCGCTGGCGCGGGCTTCGCGCCGGCCTGCTGGGCGTTGCCATAGGCCGTGCCCCAGCCGAACACGTCGCCGCCGGTGCCGCGCTTGATCACGCGGTTGCGCAGGATGTCGGCAATCACGTCGCCGTCGCCGCCCAGCAGCGCCTTGGTCGAGCACATCTCGGCGCACAGCGGCAGCTTGCCTTCGGCGAGCCGGTTGCGGCCGTACTTCTCGAACTCGGCTTCCGAGCCGTTCTTTTCCGGCCCGCCGGCGCAGAAGGTGCACTTGTCCATCTTGCCGCGCACGCCGAAGGTGCCGGTCGACGGAAACTGCGGCGCGCCGAACGGGCAGGCATAGGAGCAGTAGCCGCAGCCGATGCAGACGTCCTTGTCGTGCAGCACCACGCCGTCCTCGGTGCGGTAGAAGCAGTCGACCGGGCAGACCGCCATGCAGGGCGCGTCCGAGCAGTGCATGCAGGCCACCGAGATCGATTTCTCGGCGCCGACCATGCCGTCGTTGACCGTGACCACGCGGCGCCGGTTCACCCCCCAGGGCACCTCGTGCTCGTTCTTGCAGGCGGTGACGCAGCTGTTGCACTCGATGCAGCGCTCGGCGTCACAGATAAATTTCATGCGTGCCATGGTGTCCCTCTGCGCTTAGGCAAACCGCTCGATCTGGCAAATGGTGGTCTTGGTTTCCTGCATCATCGTCACCGAGTCATAGCCATACGTGGTGGCGGTATTGACCGCTTCGCCACGCACCACCGGCATCGCGCCCTCGGGGTAGTAGTCCTTCAGGTCCTTGCCCTGCCACCAGCCAGAGAAGTGGAACGGGACAAAGGCGGTATCCGGCCCGACCCGCTCGGTGACCAGCGCGCGCACCTTCAGCCGGGCGCCGGTAGGGGTCTTGACCCAGCAGAAGTCGCCGTTGCGGATGCCGCGGTCGGACGCCGCGCGCGGGTTGATCTCGACGAAGTTCTCCTGCTGCAGTTCCGCCAGCCACGGATTGGAACGGGTTTCCTCGCCCCCGCCCTCGTATTCGACCAGCCGCCCGGAGGTCAGGATGATCGGGAACTTCTCGGCCACCTTGTTCTCGAGGTTGCGCTGCTGCACCGACTTGTACAGCGTCGGCAGCCGCCAGAACGCCATCTTGTCGTCGTGGGTCGGGTACTTGACGACCATGTCGGGGCGCGTGGAATACAGCGGCTCGCGGTGCTGCGGAATCGGGTCCGGGAAGTTCCACACCACCGCGCGCGCCTTGGCGTTGCCGAACGGGTGGCAGCCATGGTTCTTCATCACCACGCGCTGGATGCCGCCGGACAGGTCGGTCTTCCAGTTCTTGCCCTCGGCCTTGGCCTTCTCGGCATCGGTCAGGTCGTCCCACCAGCCCAGCTTCTTCAGCAGCACGTGGTCGAACTCGGGGTAACCGGTGGTGATTTCCGCGCCCAGCGAATACGAACCGTCTTCGGCCAGCAGGTTGACGCCGTCGCGCTCCACGCCGAAGTTGGCGCGGAAGTTGCCGCCGCCGTCCATCACGTGCTTGGTGGTGTCGTACAGGTTGGGCGAGCCCGGGTGCTTCAGTTCCGGCGTGCCGTAGCACGGCCATGGCAGCCCGAAGTAGTCGCCGGTCAGGTCGTAGCCGGTGACCGGGTCCTTGCCTGCCTTGCAGCGCAGCGTCTTGACGTCGAACATCTGCATATTGCGCATATGCGACTTAAGACGTTCAGGCGACTGGCCGGTGTAGCCGATGGTCCAGTTGCTGGCGTTGATCTCGCGCAGGATCGATTCCGGCTCCGGCTCCATCCAGGTCCGGCCGGCGCGCTTGACCTCGATCATCTTGTAGTTCTTCGACAGCTCCTTGCCGAAGCCGAGCTTGTCGGCAAACGCCTGCATCAGCGTGTGGTCGGGCATCGATTCGAACAGCGGTTCGATCACCTTCTCGCGCCATTGCAGCGAACGGTTCGACGCCGTGCACGAGCCCGAGGTCTCGAATTGCGTGCAGGCCGGCAGCAGGTACACCGCGCGGTTGGGGTTGACCTTGTCGCCCTCGGCCGGCGGCATGTTGGCCATGGCCGCGGTCGCCGACGGGTACGGGTCGACCACCACCAGCAGGTCGAGCTTGTCGAGCGCCTTCTTCATTTCCAGGCCGCGCGTCTGCGAGTTCGGGGCATGGCCCCAGAAGAACACGCCGCGCACGTTGTTGTCCTGGTCGATCAGCTCGTTCTTCTCGGTGACGATATCGATCCAGCGCGACACCGTGGTGCCGGACTTTTCCATCATCGCCTGCGAGACGAACTGCTTCTTGATCCATTCGTAGTCCACGCCCCACACCGCCGCGTAGTGCTTCCACGCGCCGGTGGCCAAGCCGTAGTAGCCCGGCAGCGAGTCGGGGTTGGGGCCGACGTCGGTGGCGCCCTGCACGTTGTCGTGGCCGCGGAAGATGTTGGCGCCGCCGCCCGCCACGCCGATATTGCCCAGCGCCAGCTGCACGATGCACGACGCGCGCACGATGGCGTTGCCGATGGTGTGCTGGGTCTGGCCCATGCACCACACCAGCGTGCTCGGGCGGTTCTTGGCCATGGTCTCGGCGACCAGGTAGACCTGCGCCTCGGGCACGCCGGTCACTTCCTCGACCTTGTCGGGCGTCCACTTGGCCAGCACTTCTTCCTTGACCTTGTCCATGCCGTAGACGCGGTCGTTCAGGAACTTCTGGTCTTCCCAGCCGTTCTTGAAGATGTGGTACAGCACGCCGAACAGGAAGGCGATATCGGTGCCCGAGCGGATCCGCACATAGTGGTGCGCCTTGGCCGCGGTGCGCGTGAAACGCGGATCGACCACGATCACCTTGCAGCCGTTCTCCTTGGCATGCAGCAGGTGCAGCATCGACACCGGGTGCGCCTCGGCCGCGTTGGAGCCGATATAGAGAGCTGCCTTCGAGTTCTGCATATCGTTGTACGAGTTGGTCATCGCACCGTAGCCCCAGGTGTTGGCCACGCCCGCCACCGTGGTGGAGTGGCAGATGCGCGCCTGGTGGTCGGTGTTGTTGGTGCCGAAGAACGACACCCACTTGCGCATCAGGTAGGACTGCTCGTTGCTGTGCTTGGATGAGCCGACGAAGAACATCGAGTCCGGGCCGGTCTGCTGGCGGATCTCTTTCATCTTCGCGGTGATCTCGTCCAGCGCCTGGTCCCAGCCGATGCGCTGGTACTTGCCGTTGACCAGCTTCATCGGGTACTTGAGCCGGTACTCGCCGTGGCCGTGCTCGCGCAGCGCGGCGCCCTTGGCGCAGTGCGCGCCCATGTTCAGCGGCGAATCGAACACCGGCTCCTGACGGATCCACACGCCGTTCTGCACCACCGCGTCGACCGCGCAGCCGACCGAGCAATGGCCGCACACGGTGCGCCGGACCACGATGCCGTTCTTGCCGTCGGCGGCGGCGCCCTTCTTGTCGTCGGCGGCGTCGGCCTTGCGCAGCAGCGTCAGCTGCCCGGCCGCCAGGCCGGCGCCGACACCGATGCCGGAGCGCTTGAGGAAGCCGCGGCGGTCCATGGTGGGCATGGCGCCCGCCAGGCTGGCCGCGAGTCGTTGCGAGAGCCGGCCGGAAGCGGATTCGGGCCGGTTGGCGAGGCCGTCAGCGAGGCGGGCGGATGCGCCCTGCGCCGCGCGTTTGCGGGTCAAGATCATGTCTCACCTCAGAAACGGACGCCTGGGTAGCGTCCGGTAGCAGGCGGCGCGCCAGACCACGCCGCCGTGGCGATTACACCAGCGTG belongs to Cupriavidus taiwanensis and includes:
- a CDS encoding molybdopterin-dependent oxidoreductase, which encodes MILTRKRAAQGASARLADGLANRPESASGRLSQRLAASLAGAMPTMDRRGFLKRSGIGVGAGLAAGQLTLLRKADAADDKKGAAADGKNGIVVRRTVCGHCSVGCAVDAVVQNGVWIRQEPVFDSPLNMGAHCAKGAALREHGHGEYRLKYPMKLVNGKYQRIGWDQALDEITAKMKEIRQQTGPDSMFFVGSSKHSNEQSYLMRKWVSFFGTNNTDHQARICHSTTVAGVANTWGYGAMTNSYNDMQNSKAALYIGSNAAEAHPVSMLHLLHAKENGCKVIVVDPRFTRTAAKAHHYVRIRSGTDIAFLFGVLYHIFKNGWEDQKFLNDRVYGMDKVKEEVLAKWTPDKVEEVTGVPEAQVYLVAETMAKNRPSTLVWCMGQTQHTIGNAIVRASCIVQLALGNIGVAGGGANIFRGHDNVQGATDVGPNPDSLPGYYGLATGAWKHYAAVWGVDYEWIKKQFVSQAMMEKSGTTVSRWIDIVTEKNELIDQDNNVRGVFFWGHAPNSQTRGLEMKKALDKLDLLVVVDPYPSATAAMANMPPAEGDKVNPNRAVYLLPACTQFETSGSCTASNRSLQWREKVIEPLFESMPDHTLMQAFADKLGFGKELSKNYKMIEVKRAGRTWMEPEPESILREINASNWTIGYTGQSPERLKSHMRNMQMFDVKTLRCKAGKDPVTGYDLTGDYFGLPWPCYGTPELKHPGSPNLYDTTKHVMDGGGNFRANFGVERDGVNLLAEDGSYSLGAEITTGYPEFDHVLLKKLGWWDDLTDAEKAKAEGKNWKTDLSGGIQRVVMKNHGCHPFGNAKARAVVWNFPDPIPQHREPLYSTRPDMVVKYPTHDDKMAFWRLPTLYKSVQQRNLENKVAEKFPIILTSGRLVEYEGGGEETRSNPWLAELQQENFVEINPRAASDRGIRNGDFCWVKTPTGARLKVRALVTERVGPDTAFVPFHFSGWWQGKDLKDYYPEGAMPVVRGEAVNTATTYGYDSVTMMQETKTTICQIERFA